Within Streptomyces antibioticus, the genomic segment GGTCGCGGTCTCGGCCACAGGTACATCCCACCAGGCCTGCGCCGGCGGCGGGCCCGACACAGTGTCGGCCGTTTCGGTCTCGACGTAGACACAAGTGGGAGTGTCGGCGGCGCGCGCTTCGGCGAGGGCCTCGCGCAGCTCGCGGACGGTCTTCGCGCGCAGGACGCGCATGCCCAGGCTCGCCACGTTGGCGGCCAGGTCGACGGGGAGCGGCGCGCCCGTGAAGGTGCCGTCCCCCGCGGTGTAGCGGTACGCGGTGCCGAACCGCTCGCCGCCCACCGACTCGGAGAGTCCGCCGATCGAGGCGTAGCCGTGGTTCTGCACGAGCAGGATCTTGATCGCGATCCCCTCCTGCACGGCCGTGACGATCTCGGTCGGCATCATCAGATACGTGCCGTCGCCCACCAGCGCCCAGACGTTGCGCTCGGGCGCGGCGAGTTTCACCCCGATGGCCGCCGGGATCTCGTACCCCATGCAGGAGTAGCCGTACTCCAGGTGGTACTGGTCCCGGGACCGGGCCCGCCACAGCTTGTGCAGATCGCCGGGGAGCGAGCCGGCCGCGTTGATCACGACGTCCGACTCGTCGGCCAGCGCGTCCAGCGCGCCGAGCACCTGGGTCTGCGTGGGGCGTACGTCGGTCTCCTCGGCCTCGAAGCAGGCGTCGACGCGCTGCTCCCAGCGCTCCTTGTCCTCGCCGTACTCGGCGACATAGGCGTCGGCGACCCGGTGGCCGTCGCGCGCCAGCTCCCCGGTCAGCGCCTCCAGGCCGCTGCGGGCGTCGGCGACCAGGGGGAGGCCGGCGAGCTTGTGGCCGTCGTAGGAGGCGATGTTGAGGTTGAGGAAGCGGACCCCGTCGCCCTGGAAGAGGGTGTTCGAGGCGGTGGTGAAGTCGGTGTAGCGGGTGCCGACGCCGATGACCAGGTCGGCGGTGCGGGCCAGTTCGTCGGCGGTCGCGGTGCCGGTGTGGCCGATGCCGCCCACGTCCTGGGGGTGGTCGTGGCGCAGCGAGCCCTTGCCGGCCTGGGTGGAGGCGACCGGGATGCCGGTGGCGGCGGCGAACTCGGCGAGGGCGTCCTCGGCGCGGCTGTGGTGGACCCCGCCGCCCGCGACGAGCAGGGGGCGCCGGGCCGACCTGATCGCCCGTACGGCGGCGGCGAGTTCGGCCGGGTCGGCACCGGGACGCCGTACGGTCCAGGTGCGTTCGGCGAAGAACTCCTCGGGCCAGTCCCATGCCTCGGCCTGCACGTCCTGGGGCAGCGCGAGGGTGACCGCGCCCGTCTCGACCGGGTCGGTGAGGACCCGTACGGCCTGGAGCGCGGCCGGGATCAGCGCCTCCGGGCGGGTGACGCGGTCGAACCAGCGGGACACCGGGCGCAGGCTGTCGTTGACCGACACATCGCCCGCGTACGGGACTTCGAGCTGCTGGAGGACCGGGTCGGCGACCCGGGTGGCGAAGGTGTCGCCGGGCAGCAGCAGCACCGGGAGGTGGTTGACGGTGGCGAGGGCGGCGCCGGTGACCAGATTGGTCGCGCCGGGGCCGATGGACGTCGTCACCGCGTGGGTGGACAGCCGGTTGGACTGGCGGGCGTAGCCCACGG encodes:
- the iolD gene encoding 3D-(3,5/4)-trihydroxycyclohexane-1,2-dione acylhydrolase (decyclizing) is translated as MTSTRPDRSTRLTVAQALVRFLAAQYTERDGVRQRLIGATWGIFGHGNVAGLGQALVEYGDAMPFHQGRNEQSMVHAAVGYARQSNRLSTHAVTTSIGPGATNLVTGAALATVNHLPVLLLPGDTFATRVADPVLQQLEVPYAGDVSVNDSLRPVSRWFDRVTRPEALIPAALQAVRVLTDPVETGAVTLALPQDVQAEAWDWPEEFFAERTWTVRRPGADPAELAAAVRAIRSARRPLLVAGGGVHHSRAEDALAEFAAATGIPVASTQAGKGSLRHDHPQDVGGIGHTGTATADELARTADLVIGVGTRYTDFTTASNTLFQGDGVRFLNLNIASYDGHKLAGLPLVADARSGLEALTGELARDGHRVADAYVAEYGEDKERWEQRVDACFEAEETDVRPTQTQVLGALDALADESDVVINAAGSLPGDLHKLWRARSRDQYHLEYGYSCMGYEIPAAIGVKLAAPERNVWALVGDGTYLMMPTEIVTAVQEGIAIKILLVQNHGYASIGGLSESVGGERFGTAYRYTAGDGTFTGAPLPVDLAANVASLGMRVLRAKTVRELREALAEARAADTPTCVYVETETADTVSGPPPAQAWWDVPVAETATRPSAVKARELYERHVSTRRRHL